A genomic segment from Chitinophaga niabensis encodes:
- a CDS encoding DinB family protein has protein sequence MKAQLLKHLESSRAYTLGVAELMPEEAYDLKPVEGIWSFGEQLNHIAYGIHWWSEMFIRGEETEWTPPKPVKGKKKIMATLEKAYEALKKTYEESNGKEGGFNATLDHITHHRGQLIVYLRTKGIQPPEYVY, from the coding sequence ATGAAAGCACAACTATTAAAACACCTGGAAAGCTCCCGGGCCTATACTTTAGGTGTGGCGGAGCTAATGCCTGAAGAGGCTTACGATCTGAAACCCGTTGAGGGCATATGGAGCTTTGGCGAACAACTGAACCATATTGCTTACGGTATTCACTGGTGGTCTGAAATGTTCATCCGTGGTGAGGAAACGGAATGGACTCCTCCGAAACCTGTAAAAGGAAAGAAAAAGATCATGGCAACGCTGGAAAAGGCGTACGAAGCATTAAAGAAAACTTATGAGGAAAGTAATGGCAAAGAAGGCGGCTTTAATGCTACGCTGGACCATATTACGCATCATCGCGGGCAATTGATCGTGTACCTGCGTACAAAAGGTATCCAGCCTCCGGAGTATGTTTATTAA